A stretch of Corallococcus silvisoli DNA encodes these proteins:
- a CDS encoding sigma-54-dependent transcriptional regulator, producing the protein MTAPSVHDGGPRGHVLVVDDELSMREYLEILLVREGYAVTSVPAVEPARAVLEKDQVDLVISDMKLGTGSGLDVLRAARSRKEPPEVVLITAFGTPSSAVEAMREGAYDYICKPFDNEELRLLVHKALEKRALRQENSTLKARLLPGLGGLLVGTSPRMRALWQLVEKVAPGRSTVLVTGESGTGKELVARAVHLRGHRAAQPFLPFNCAALNEGVLESELFGHMRGAFTGATHERPGLLVSAGEGTVMLDEVGEMPLSTQVKLLRVLQERKVKPVGSAAEIPFHARVIAATNRRLEAEVQAGRFREDLFYRLNVITLELPPLRERAEDIPHLATFFLSRLSEELGRPGLRFAPETLVLMERYAFPGNVRQLQNMVERAATLSDSDVLGPTTLPPSVRGETEPQVRAGDGGEPMLGQGFNLERHLDDHERRHLLAALKQAQGVKTRAAELLGLSFRSFRYRLAKHGLTDELDEPSGTRTG; encoded by the coding sequence ATGACAGCGCCTTCCGTCCACGACGGAGGTCCGCGCGGACACGTCCTGGTGGTGGACGACGAGCTGTCCATGCGCGAGTACCTGGAGATCTTGCTCGTGCGGGAAGGCTACGCCGTGACGAGCGTGCCCGCGGTGGAGCCTGCCCGCGCGGTGCTGGAGAAGGACCAGGTGGACCTGGTCATCTCCGACATGAAGCTGGGCACGGGCAGCGGCCTGGACGTGCTCCGGGCGGCCCGCTCGCGCAAGGAGCCGCCGGAGGTCGTGCTCATCACCGCCTTCGGCACGCCGTCCTCCGCGGTGGAGGCCATGCGCGAGGGCGCGTACGACTACATCTGCAAGCCCTTCGACAACGAGGAGCTGCGGCTGCTCGTGCACAAGGCGCTGGAGAAGCGCGCGCTGCGGCAGGAGAACAGCACGCTGAAGGCGCGGCTGCTCCCGGGGTTGGGGGGGCTGCTGGTGGGGACGAGCCCCCGCATGCGGGCCCTGTGGCAGCTGGTGGAGAAGGTGGCGCCGGGCCGGAGCACGGTGCTGGTGACGGGAGAGAGCGGCACCGGCAAGGAGCTGGTGGCCCGCGCCGTCCACCTGCGGGGCCACCGCGCGGCTCAGCCCTTCCTGCCCTTCAACTGCGCGGCCCTCAACGAGGGCGTGCTGGAGAGCGAGCTGTTCGGCCACATGAGGGGGGCCTTCACCGGCGCCACCCATGAGCGGCCGGGCCTGCTCGTCTCCGCGGGCGAAGGCACGGTGATGCTGGACGAAGTGGGGGAGATGCCCCTGTCCACGCAGGTGAAGCTGTTGCGCGTGTTGCAGGAGCGCAAGGTGAAGCCGGTGGGCAGCGCGGCGGAGATTCCCTTCCATGCGCGCGTCATCGCCGCCACCAACCGCCGGCTGGAGGCGGAGGTGCAGGCGGGCCGCTTCCGCGAAGACCTCTTCTACCGGCTCAACGTCATCACGCTGGAGCTGCCCCCCCTGCGTGAGCGTGCGGAGGACATCCCGCACCTGGCCACGTTCTTCCTGTCCCGGCTGTCGGAGGAGCTGGGGCGTCCGGGCCTGAGGTTCGCGCCGGAGACGCTGGTGCTGATGGAGCGCTACGCCTTCCCGGGCAACGTGCGCCAGTTGCAGAACATGGTGGAGCGCGCGGCCACGTTGTCGGACTCGGACGTGCTGGGGCCCACGACGCTGCCGCCCTCCGTGCGGGGCGAGACGGAGCCCCAGGTGCGCGCGGGTGACGGCGGCGAACCCATGCTGGGGCAGGGCTTCAACCTGGAGCGGCACCTGGATGACCACGAACGCCGGCACCTGCTGGCCGCGCTCAAGCAGGCGCAAGGGGTGAAGACGCGCGCCGCGGAGCTCCTGGGCCTGTCGTTCCGTTCGTTCCGCTACCGGCTCGCGAAGCACGGGCTCACGGACGAACTGGATGAGCCGAGCGGGACGCGCACCGGTTAG
- a CDS encoding ABC transporter permease — protein sequence MSAFSAMMWNGFREARRNRVTVVVGVFAAVVLLSSSLVTEVTVATFDRVLTDFGLGMMSIILVFLTIFLSSSLLSREIERRTIFLVVSKPVSRRQFLLARLAGTMLTLGVLLVAMTLVFLGELLLFGADVTTTQLLASVGLWFELLIISSVGILFSSFAGPAVSAIATTGMYFTGHLTGDLYTLANRSESIAVRGIGKALYYLLPNLERVNFRPQATYALPVDASTFLSGVGYSLAWTLVLTTLAIFIFERRDFR from the coding sequence GTGAGCGCCTTCTCGGCGATGATGTGGAACGGCTTTCGCGAGGCGCGCCGCAACCGGGTGACGGTGGTGGTGGGCGTGTTCGCCGCCGTGGTGCTGCTGTCCTCCTCCCTGGTGACGGAGGTCACGGTCGCGACCTTCGACCGCGTGCTGACGGACTTCGGACTGGGGATGATGAGCATCATCCTCGTTTTCCTCACCATCTTCCTGTCCAGCAGCCTGCTCAGCCGGGAGATTGAACGGCGCACCATCTTCCTGGTGGTGAGCAAGCCCGTGTCGCGCCGTCAGTTCCTGCTCGCGCGCCTCGCGGGCACGATGCTGACGCTGGGGGTGCTGCTGGTCGCGATGACGCTTGTCTTCCTGGGCGAGCTCCTGCTCTTCGGCGCGGACGTCACCACGACCCAGTTGCTCGCGAGCGTGGGGCTGTGGTTCGAGCTGCTGATCATCAGCAGCGTGGGCATCCTGTTCTCCAGCTTCGCGGGGCCGGCGGTGTCCGCCATCGCCACCACGGGCATGTACTTCACCGGGCACCTGACGGGTGACCTGTACACGCTCGCAAACCGCTCGGAGAGCATTGCGGTCCGAGGCATTGGCAAGGCGCTCTACTACCTGCTGCCCAACCTGGAGCGGGTGAACTTCCGGCCCCAGGCCACGTACGCGCTGCCGGTGGACGCTTCCACGTTCCTGTCAGGCGTGGGCTACAGCCTGGCCTGGACGCTGGTGCTCACCACGCTGGCCATCTTCATCTTCGAGCGGCGCGACTTCCGCTAA
- a CDS encoding ABC transporter ATP-binding protein translates to MTNPSPEAPPIQTQGLEKTYKVGFWFNRTVRALQSLDLQVDTGQIYGLLGPNGAGKSTTIKILMNLVRPSGGTARLFGQPVEDAATRRLVGFLPENPAPYEYLTGREFVTLAGQLAGLSGHDLDVRVTEVLGAVEMAGAEKLQIRRYSKGMVQRVALAQALVGRPKLLILDEPTSGLDPLGRRQMRDLILAERDKGTTVLFCSHIIPDVESLCDRLAVLVGGRRVREGSVQELVSAQVPTVEVVVEGMKPDEVRGLGVPLESLQALDGRVMLQVADVDSQRLLGGVLGAGGRVNRMQPATFSLEQLFMNALKESGRATSVGGEINT, encoded by the coding sequence ATGACGAATCCCAGCCCTGAAGCCCCGCCCATCCAGACGCAGGGACTCGAGAAGACGTACAAGGTCGGCTTCTGGTTCAACCGCACCGTTCGGGCCCTGCAGTCACTGGATCTGCAGGTGGACACCGGTCAGATCTACGGCCTGCTCGGCCCCAATGGCGCCGGCAAGTCCACCACCATCAAGATCCTGATGAACCTGGTGCGCCCCAGCGGCGGCACCGCGCGGCTCTTCGGACAGCCGGTGGAGGACGCGGCCACCCGGCGGCTGGTGGGCTTCCTGCCGGAGAACCCCGCCCCGTACGAGTACCTCACGGGCCGGGAGTTCGTGACGCTGGCGGGGCAGCTCGCGGGCCTCAGCGGCCACGACCTGGACGTGCGCGTCACGGAGGTGCTGGGCGCGGTGGAGATGGCGGGCGCGGAGAAGCTGCAGATCCGCCGCTACTCCAAGGGCATGGTGCAGCGCGTGGCCCTGGCGCAGGCGCTGGTGGGCCGGCCGAAGCTGCTCATCCTGGATGAGCCCACGAGCGGCTTGGATCCGCTGGGGCGCCGGCAGATGCGCGACCTCATCCTGGCGGAGCGGGACAAGGGCACCACGGTGCTGTTCTGCAGCCACATCATTCCGGACGTGGAGTCGCTCTGCGACCGGCTGGCGGTGCTGGTGGGCGGCCGCCGGGTGCGCGAGGGCAGCGTGCAGGAGCTGGTGTCCGCGCAGGTCCCCACCGTGGAGGTCGTCGTGGAGGGGATGAAGCCCGACGAGGTTCGCGGGCTGGGCGTACCGCTGGAGTCGCTGCAGGCGCTCGACGGGCGCGTGATGTTGCAGGTGGCGGACGTGGACAGCCAGCGGCTCCTGGGTGGCGTCCTGGGCGCGGGCGGCCGGGTGAACCGGATGCAGCCGGCGACGTTCTCCCTGGAGCAGTTGTTCATGAACGCGCTGAAGGAATCAGGCCGCGCGACCAGCGTGGGTGGGGAGATCAACACGTGA
- a CDS encoding tetratricopeptide repeat protein has product MDKMYLRFVPGVLIVALLSAPPRPVSRQGGGPLLPRPGLLKTLFKSQQGLVTDYFWIMMLNRIGAANRPDEYRHIYDYADLVTDLDPAFWQAYFYSGITMPVHRGKGEYTNVTESSAILRKGFQHLPDNQRLSFQLAYNLMFFEKKYKEAADIIKTMSQRPDAPSWYSALATRLYAQSGDFDSGLSLSMALRDSATDEETREFYARRVQEILQERVLRSIDTAIASYRAREGHLPDNLPALVAAGDLPQVPEDPLGGKLFVGEDGRAYSDAVRFRMELIQDERTDDGDNLTPQPRVTSHDESQP; this is encoded by the coding sequence ATGGACAAGATGTACCTGCGATTCGTCCCGGGCGTGCTGATCGTGGCGCTGTTGTCCGCGCCCCCCCGGCCCGTCTCCAGGCAGGGGGGTGGCCCGCTGTTGCCCCGCCCCGGACTGCTCAAGACGCTCTTCAAGTCTCAGCAGGGCTTGGTCACCGACTACTTCTGGATCATGATGCTCAATCGCATCGGGGCGGCGAACCGGCCGGACGAGTACCGCCATATCTACGACTACGCGGACCTCGTCACCGACCTGGATCCCGCCTTCTGGCAGGCTTATTTCTACTCGGGTATCACGATGCCGGTGCACCGAGGCAAGGGCGAGTACACCAACGTCACGGAGTCCAGCGCGATCCTCCGAAAGGGGTTCCAGCACCTGCCGGACAACCAGCGGCTTTCCTTCCAGTTGGCGTACAATCTGATGTTCTTCGAGAAGAAGTACAAGGAAGCGGCGGACATCATCAAAACGATGTCCCAGCGTCCTGACGCCCCCTCGTGGTACTCCGCGCTCGCCACGCGGCTGTATGCACAGTCGGGTGACTTCGACAGCGGCCTGTCCCTCAGCATGGCCCTGCGCGACAGCGCGACGGACGAGGAGACGCGAGAGTTCTACGCTCGCCGCGTGCAGGAGATCCTCCAGGAGCGCGTGCTGCGCTCCATCGACACGGCCATCGCGAGCTACCGCGCCCGCGAGGGCCACCTGCCCGACAACCTTCCCGCGCTGGTCGCCGCCGGAGACCTTCCCCAGGTTCCGGAGGATCCACTGGGAGGCAAGCTCTTCGTGGGCGAGGATGGCCGCGCCTACTCAGACGCCGTGCGCTTCCGCATGGAACTCATCCAGGATGAACGCACCGACGACGGCGACAATCTGACGCCCCAGCCCCGAGTCACGAGCCATGACGAATCCCAGCCCTGA